In Calothrix sp. PCC 7507, one DNA window encodes the following:
- a CDS encoding DUF3531 family protein: MDIIFREINPFDVWIWLKFSTIPSARERQYVEEVFNSWFYLGKLGAFNAENLQVQDTGLDISYFDYDSQGYKKSLLALMHNMGEFEYEGEWGRCWFDLGTSDAISLDILINGLTQLSEEYVTIEQLYIGGENADWPVEDSENNSHSFYDN, encoded by the coding sequence ATGGATATTATATTTCGCGAGATTAATCCTTTTGATGTGTGGATTTGGTTGAAGTTCAGCACCATTCCTTCGGCACGCGAAAGACAATATGTAGAAGAGGTTTTCAACTCCTGGTTTTATCTGGGTAAGTTGGGTGCATTTAATGCAGAAAATCTCCAGGTACAAGATACAGGACTTGATATCAGCTATTTCGACTATGACAGCCAAGGATATAAAAAAAGCTTGCTAGCGCTGATGCACAACATGGGTGAATTTGAGTATGAAGGTGAGTGGGGACGTTGTTGGTTTGACTTAGGAACCAGTGATGCTATATCCCTGGATATTTTAATTAATGGACTCACACAGCTAAGTGAAGAATACGTCACTATCGAACAACTGTATATTGGCGGCGAAAATGCAGATTGGCCCGTCGAGGACAGCGAAAATAACTCCCACTCTTTTTACGATAATTAG
- a CDS encoding ATP-binding sensor histidine kinase, producing MASTLVSIPGYQISKELYDGYRTVVYRGYRQADSLPVVIKLLKNPYPSFSELVQFRNQYTIAKNLNSPLIIATYSLEPYQNGYGLVMEDFGGIPLKEMRYVASLQEFLEVAIALCNSLNILYHEQIIHKDIKPSNILINPETKQVKLIDFSIASLLPRETQEIQNASSLEGTLAYLSPEQTGRMNRGIDYRSDFYSLGVTFYELLTGQLPFVSDDPMELVHCHLAKIPVPIHQINSHIPLALSEIISKLMAKNAEDRYQSALGIKHDLEICLEQLKKTGSIKNFILAEGDISDRFLIPEKLYGRETEVSTLLQAFERVSKGATEIMLVAGFSGIGKTAVVNEVHKPIVRQRGYFIKGKYDQFQRNIPFSAFVQTFRDLMGQLLSESDAQLQIWKTKILEVIGDNGQVLIDVIPELERIIGAQPPATELSGTAAQNRFNLLMQKFVQIFTSLEHPLVMFLDDLQWADSASLKLLQLLMSGTGHLLILGAYRDNEVSPGHPFMLTVDEIVKTGATVNTITLSPLSLVEMNRLVADTLNCEVNLAQPLTELVFQKTQGNPFFATQFLKALHEDRQIIFNWETRYWQCDIAQVKALALTDDVVEFMALQLQKLPAETQNVLKLAACIGAQFDLNTLAIVSERSPETTAANLWKALQLGLIIPNQEIYKFFIQSDSSSVSHTAANPIYRFLHDRVQQAAYSLILADQKQATHLKIGQLLLQESSESQRQERIFDIVGHFNFAQDLICDRQSRYQLASLNLQAGKTAKGGAAFQTALVLANIGIHNLPSDSWQEQYNVTLALHNLAAEAAYLCSQFAQAKQLITLILQQAKQLIDKVSAYETQILAYLAQGQPQEAIYTAIDVLGQFGIRLPKHPTQAQVLLGLAKTKLILGNKKPEQLVNLPNMTDPNKLAAMRILSSAASAAYLCAPKLMPLLVFERVNLSVRHGNTALSAFGYAWYGLILCGILMDIEGGYEFGQLALQLLERFNATDLRAKVLFMTYTFISHWRDRITDTMPALLTAYQSGLETGDVEYAAWAALVHCYNRYWTGENLKSAEPAIRSLKDAIAPFNQKNGSLYIQIYHQATLNLLGHADDPSCLSGESYQVAEDIPAQIAASDRTGLFFSYVCQQHLHYLFGQYVAAVEKANAAKPYFENCVSSLPTVLHYFYDSLAQLAIYATATAKERRKILKNIQANQQKLKKWGFYAPMNYQHKFLLVEAERYRVLGQKLAAQESYDQAIQLAKDNQFLNEEALANELAAKFYLNWGKTKIAQVYMIEAYYCYARWGAKAKVVDLETRYPQLLQPVLQQLKTSFNVSETLTQIAHSSTQSSSASTSISDSLDFVSVIKAAQVISSTIEFDELLQQLTQIILQNSGANKCVLILPQDETWLLRAISTPEATEICSEPIDNHPHIPIKLIQYVKRTQALVMVDNLQTDLPIIDDYLLQHQPKSLLCLPILNQGHLAGILYLKNEITAGVFTSDRLSVVNLLCTQAAISLENARLYQQAKLVLRDLQQAQLQIVQSEKMSALGNLVAGVAHEMNNPLGFIAVSLEQAKPIFSDIVEHLKMYQEILPLPGDQIIDHAQEIDLEYSLEDLPKMIDSMSMACDRLKNISTSLRTFSRADRDYKVPFNIHEGIDSTILILKHRLKANEERPAIEVITNYANLPEIECFPGQLNQVFMNILANAIDALDEFNYGRSFEEIKANPNCITITTSVETNLVKIAIADNGKGMSEEVKSKIFDHLFTTKAVGKGTGLGLAIARQIVESTHSGKLTCHSVLDKGTEFVIEIPVF from the coding sequence ATGGCTAGTACTCTTGTCAGCATTCCCGGATATCAAATCAGCAAAGAACTTTATGACGGTTATAGAACCGTGGTTTATCGGGGATATCGACAAGCTGATTCATTACCTGTGGTGATTAAACTGCTGAAAAATCCTTATCCTAGTTTCTCTGAACTGGTACAGTTTCGTAATCAGTACACGATCGCCAAAAATCTCAACTCACCTCTGATCATCGCCACCTACAGCTTGGAACCCTATCAAAATGGCTATGGGTTGGTGATGGAAGACTTTGGGGGGATTCCGTTGAAAGAGATGCGATATGTGGCATCTTTGCAGGAGTTTTTAGAAGTAGCGATCGCACTTTGCAATAGCTTAAATATATTGTATCACGAGCAGATTATTCATAAAGATATTAAGCCCAGTAATATTTTAATTAATCCCGAAACTAAACAAGTTAAATTAATTGACTTTAGTATTGCATCTTTACTACCACGGGAAACTCAAGAAATTCAAAATGCTAGTAGTTTAGAAGGAACTCTCGCTTATCTTTCTCCAGAGCAAACGGGACGAATGAATCGGGGGATTGACTACCGCAGTGACTTCTACTCATTAGGTGTGACATTCTATGAATTATTGACGGGACAATTACCATTTGTTTCTGATGATCCAATGGAGTTGGTACATTGTCATTTAGCAAAAATTCCCGTTCCTATTCATCAAATTAATTCTCATATCCCCTTAGCTTTATCTGAAATCATCAGCAAGCTGATGGCGAAAAATGCCGAGGATCGCTATCAGAGTGCATTAGGAATTAAGCATGATTTAGAGATTTGTCTAGAACAATTAAAGAAAACAGGAAGCATTAAAAATTTTATATTGGCAGAGGGAGATATTAGCGATCGCTTCTTAATTCCCGAAAAACTCTACGGTAGAGAAACAGAAGTATCAACCCTACTCCAAGCATTTGAAAGGGTAAGCAAAGGGGCAACTGAAATCATGCTAGTTGCTGGTTTTTCTGGAATTGGGAAAACTGCCGTTGTCAATGAAGTACATAAACCCATTGTCCGCCAACGTGGTTATTTTATTAAAGGTAAATACGACCAATTTCAACGTAATATTCCCTTTAGCGCTTTTGTCCAAACCTTCCGGGATTTAATGGGGCAATTACTCTCAGAATCTGATGCCCAACTGCAAATTTGGAAAACCAAGATTCTCGAAGTCATTGGCGACAATGGACAAGTTTTAATTGACGTAATTCCTGAATTGGAACGCATTATTGGCGCTCAACCCCCAGCCACAGAACTATCAGGAACTGCTGCCCAAAACCGTTTTAATCTGCTGATGCAGAAATTTGTGCAAATTTTCACGAGTCTAGAACATCCTTTAGTGATGTTTTTAGATGATTTGCAATGGGCAGATTCGGCATCACTAAAATTGCTGCAATTATTAATGTCAGGGACAGGACATTTATTAATTTTGGGTGCGTATCGGGATAATGAAGTTTCCCCTGGGCATCCGTTTATGTTGACAGTCGATGAAATTGTGAAAACTGGTGCAACAGTGAACACAATTACCCTGTCACCATTAAGTTTAGTAGAGATGAATCGGTTAGTTGCAGATACCCTTAATTGTGAGGTAAATCTGGCTCAACCATTAACTGAATTAGTGTTCCAAAAAACCCAAGGAAACCCATTCTTTGCCACCCAATTTCTGAAAGCGTTGCATGAAGATAGACAGATTATTTTTAATTGGGAAACACGATATTGGCAGTGTGATATTGCTCAAGTCAAGGCTTTAGCACTTACTGATGATGTGGTGGAGTTTATGGCATTACAATTGCAAAAATTACCTGCCGAGACTCAAAATGTTCTCAAATTAGCAGCTTGTATTGGGGCGCAGTTCGATTTGAATACGTTGGCGATCGTTTCTGAACGTTCTCCAGAAACAACTGCGGCTAATTTATGGAAAGCATTACAATTGGGTTTGATTATTCCCAATCAGGAAATATATAAGTTTTTTATTCAGTCTGATAGTTCCTCAGTATCTCATACAGCAGCAAATCCGATTTATCGGTTTCTGCACGATCGCGTCCAACAAGCTGCCTATTCTTTGATTCTAGCAGATCAAAAACAAGCCACTCATCTCAAAATAGGACAATTGTTGCTCCAAGAAAGTAGCGAAAGTCAACGTCAGGAAAGGATTTTTGATATTGTTGGCCATTTTAACTTTGCTCAGGATCTAATCTGCGATCGCCAGTCTCGTTATCAATTAGCTTCTCTGAACTTACAGGCGGGGAAAACAGCAAAAGGTGGCGCAGCTTTTCAGACAGCATTGGTATTAGCCAATATAGGCATTCACAACTTACCAAGTGATAGCTGGCAAGAACAATATAATGTCACCCTGGCACTGCATAACTTGGCAGCCGAAGCAGCATATTTATGTAGCCAATTTGCACAGGCGAAACAGCTAATTACGCTAATTTTGCAACAGGCAAAACAACTGATCGATAAAGTTAGTGCTTATGAGACTCAAATCTTAGCTTATCTTGCCCAAGGACAGCCCCAGGAAGCCATTTACACCGCAATTGATGTGCTGGGGCAATTTGGGATTCGGCTCCCCAAGCACCCGACTCAGGCTCAAGTATTGCTGGGTTTAGCCAAAACTAAGTTGATTCTCGGTAACAAGAAACCAGAACAGTTAGTGAATCTGCCAAATATGACTGATCCTAACAAATTGGCAGCCATGCGAATCCTTTCTAGTGCTGCTTCTGCGGCTTATCTTTGCGCTCCAAAATTAATGCCGCTATTGGTATTTGAGCGGGTGAATTTGTCTGTACGACATGGCAATACTGCCTTATCAGCTTTTGGCTATGCTTGGTATGGCTTGATTCTCTGCGGCATCCTCATGGATATTGAAGGAGGCTATGAGTTTGGACAACTGGCGCTGCAATTATTAGAGCGGTTTAATGCCACAGATTTGAGAGCCAAAGTCTTATTTATGACTTATACATTTATTAGTCATTGGCGCGATCGCATCACAGATACAATGCCAGCACTGTTAACAGCTTACCAGAGCGGTTTAGAAACGGGAGATGTGGAATATGCGGCTTGGGCTGCTTTGGTGCATTGTTACAATCGCTACTGGACAGGGGAAAACTTAAAGTCAGCAGAACCAGCAATTCGTTCTTTAAAAGACGCGATCGCTCCTTTCAACCAAAAAAACGGCTCACTCTACATCCAAATATACCATCAAGCCACCTTGAATCTTTTGGGTCATGCCGACGATCCCAGTTGCTTGTCTGGGGAAAGCTATCAGGTGGCTGAAGATATCCCCGCCCAAATTGCGGCAAGCGATCGCACAGGACTATTTTTTAGTTACGTTTGTCAACAACATCTGCATTATTTGTTTGGGCAGTATGTAGCCGCAGTTGAGAAAGCCAATGCTGCTAAACCCTACTTTGAGAACTGCGTTTCCTCGCTCCCAACGGTGCTGCACTACTTTTATGATTCGTTGGCACAACTGGCAATTTACGCCACTGCAACCGCAAAGGAACGCCGAAAAATCCTCAAAAACATTCAGGCGAATCAGCAAAAGCTGAAGAAATGGGGGTTTTATGCCCCAATGAATTATCAACATAAGTTTCTGTTGGTGGAAGCAGAACGGTATCGCGTACTGGGGCAAAAATTAGCCGCGCAGGAATCCTACGATCAAGCAATTCAACTCGCCAAAGATAATCAATTCCTCAATGAAGAAGCCCTCGCCAACGAACTCGCCGCCAAATTTTATCTCAATTGGGGTAAAACCAAAATCGCTCAGGTATACATGATTGAGGCATATTACTGCTATGCCCGGTGGGGGGCAAAAGCTAAGGTTGTTGATCTGGAAACCCGCTATCCCCAACTACTCCAGCCAGTTTTGCAGCAACTGAAAACTAGTTTCAATGTCTCCGAAACCCTAACTCAGATTGCTCACTCCTCCACCCAAAGCTCTAGTGCTAGCACCAGTATTTCTGATAGCTTAGATTTTGTCTCGGTGATCAAAGCCGCTCAAGTTATTTCCAGCACCATCGAATTTGATGAACTACTCCAGCAACTTACCCAAATTATTTTACAAAATTCTGGAGCCAACAAATGTGTATTGATCTTGCCCCAAGATGAAACTTGGCTCTTGAGAGCGATTTCCACCCCCGAAGCCACAGAAATCTGCTCCGAACCAATAGATAATCATCCCCATATTCCCATCAAACTAATTCAGTATGTTAAACGCACCCAAGCTTTGGTGATGGTAGACAATTTGCAAACTGATTTACCCATCATTGATGATTATTTGCTGCAACACCAGCCCAAGAGCTTGCTGTGTTTACCGATTCTCAATCAAGGGCATTTAGCGGGGATTCTTTACCTGAAAAATGAAATCACCGCCGGGGTATTTACAAGCGATCGCCTTTCTGTTGTAAATTTACTCTGCACTCAAGCTGCGATTTCTTTAGAAAATGCTCGATTGTATCAACAAGCAAAACTTGTACTACGTGATTTACAACAAGCTCAACTACAAATTGTCCAAAGTGAAAAAATGTCAGCACTGGGTAATTTAGTTGCTGGTGTAGCTCACGAAATGAATAATCCTCTTGGTTTTATTGCTGTCAGTCTCGAACAAGCTAAACCTATCTTCAGTGATATTGTCGAACACTTAAAGATGTATCAAGAGATTTTACCATTACCAGGCGATCAGATCATCGACCATGCCCAAGAAATAGACTTGGAATATAGCTTAGAAGACTTGCCCAAAATGATTGATTCCATGTCTATGGCGTGTGATAGATTAAAAAATATCAGCACTAGTTTGAGAACTTTCTCTCGTGCCGATAGAGATTACAAAGTGCCATTTAATATCCATGAAGGTATTGACAGCACAATTTTGATTTTGAAACATCGTCTCAAGGCGAATGAAGAACGTCCTGCTATTGAAGTTATCACAAATTACGCTAATTTACCTGAAATTGAATGTTTTCCCGGACAGTTGAATCAGGTATTTATGAATATCTTGGCGAATGCTATTGATGCCTTGGATGAATTTAATTATGGGCGCAGTTTTGAGGAAATTAAAGCTAATCCTAACTGTATTACAATTACAACATCAGTCGAAACTAATCTCGTTAAAATTGCGATCGCTGATAATGGTAAGGGAATGAGTGAAGAAGTGAAATCAAAAATATTTGACCATTTATTTACTACGAAAGCCGTTGGTAAAGGGACGGGATTGGGGTTGGCGATCGCTCGTCAAATTGTCGAATCAACCCACAGTGGTAAGTTGACATGTCACTCTGTTCTCGATAAAGGAACAGAATTTGTGATTGAAATTCCAGTGTTTTAA
- the rsmG gene encoding 16S rRNA (guanine(527)-N(7))-methyltransferase RsmG — translation MTNDLLVEMPEIWQQTLNWQPNEQQQAQFQQLYELILEGNRQLNLTRITEPQEFWEKHLWDSLRGVAPQGKLIASLEAGASVIDIGTGAGFPGIPVAIAAPNCTMTLLDSTRKKITFIDKILNTLALSNSKTLIARAEEIGLQRQYRQNYDIALIRAVGTASACAEYALPLLKQNGLAVIYRGNWIESEKTALESAVNQLGGAIESVEQFTTPISNSVRHCLYLRKVASTPGNFPRAVGITVQKPL, via the coding sequence ATGACAAATGACCTACTAGTTGAAATGCCAGAGATATGGCAACAAACACTGAATTGGCAACCAAATGAGCAGCAGCAAGCACAATTTCAGCAGCTTTATGAATTAATTCTCGAAGGTAATCGCCAGTTAAATTTAACCCGCATCACTGAACCGCAAGAGTTTTGGGAAAAGCATCTGTGGGATTCGTTGCGGGGAGTTGCGCCACAGGGGAAACTCATCGCATCTCTAGAAGCGGGTGCATCTGTAATTGATATTGGTACTGGGGCGGGTTTTCCGGGGATTCCAGTAGCGATCGCTGCACCTAATTGCACAATGACTCTGCTGGATTCAACGCGGAAAAAAATTACGTTTATTGATAAAATCTTAAACACACTCGCTTTAAGTAATAGCAAAACACTCATTGCTAGAGCCGAAGAAATAGGTCTACAACGCCAATATCGCCAAAACTATGATATTGCTTTAATTCGCGCTGTTGGTACAGCATCAGCTTGTGCAGAATATGCTCTACCCTTGCTGAAACAGAATGGTTTAGCGGTAATTTATCGTGGTAATTGGATAGAGTCAGAAAAGACAGCTTTGGAAAGTGCTGTTAACCAGTTGGGTGGTGCGATCGAATCCGTTGAACAATTTACAACACCCATTAGTAATAGCGTTCGTCACTGCTTATATTTGCGTAAAGTCGCCAGCACACCGGGTAATTTTCCCCGTGCTGTTGGTATAACTGTGCAAAAGCCACTGTGA
- a CDS encoding sensor histidine kinase encodes MESADAQIQLQQLEKQIRILQKKLGRSEADRSQIEEASERNEAILKGVIRELEESQIALKNRSCELETALGNLKDLQVKLVESEKMSALGILVAGIAHEINNPISFIYGNLTYAHNYVKDLLRLIELYQENYPEPVAVIKREIATIELDFLKQDIVSLFQSMFSGAERISGIIKSLRTFSRLDEATFKRVDIHEGIDSTLLILNNRLNANSEKQKSIKLIREYEQLPLIACYSGQLNQVFLNIVSNAIDALEEANQQRTLEEIALYPNTIWIRTCLISENQIKIAIADNGLGIPDKILPKLFDPFFTTKAVGKGTGLGLSISYKIVTELHQGKLECNSTLGKGTEFIVTLPIAPNFVA; translated from the coding sequence ATGGAGTCAGCAGACGCTCAGATTCAACTGCAACAGTTAGAAAAACAAATCCGAATTCTTCAGAAAAAACTAGGGCGCTCAGAAGCAGATCGTAGTCAAATAGAAGAAGCGAGTGAACGCAATGAAGCTATTCTTAAAGGTGTGATTCGAGAACTAGAAGAGTCACAAATTGCCTTAAAAAATCGCAGTTGTGAGTTAGAGACTGCTCTCGGAAACCTCAAAGATTTGCAAGTAAAATTAGTTGAATCTGAGAAAATGTCTGCTTTGGGTATTTTGGTCGCTGGGATTGCTCATGAAATTAACAACCCCATTAGCTTTATCTACGGCAACTTAACTTATGCTCATAATTATGTTAAAGATTTACTCAGATTAATTGAACTTTATCAGGAAAATTATCCTGAACCAGTGGCAGTAATTAAACGAGAAATTGCTACCATTGAGCTTGATTTTCTCAAACAAGATATAGTCAGTCTGTTTCAATCAATGTTTAGTGGAGCCGAGCGAATTTCTGGAATTATCAAATCACTCAGAACTTTTTCTCGCTTAGATGAAGCTACTTTTAAAAGAGTTGATATTCATGAAGGTATTGATAGTACACTGCTGATTTTAAATAATCGATTGAATGCAAATTCTGAAAAACAAAAGAGTATTAAATTAATTCGAGAATATGAACAATTGCCGTTAATAGCATGTTATTCTGGTCAACTCAATCAGGTATTTTTGAATATTGTATCTAATGCGATCGATGCGTTAGAAGAGGCAAATCAGCAGCGCACACTTGAAGAAATTGCTTTATATCCCAACACAATTTGGATTCGTACTTGCTTAATATCTGAGAATCAAATTAAAATTGCGATCGCAGATAATGGACTTGGCATTCCAGACAAAATTTTACCAAAGTTATTCGATCCCTTTTTCACAACAAAAGCTGTAGGTAAAGGGACTGGATTGGGTTTATCTATCAGCTATAAAATTGTGACTGAACTACATCAAGGCAAACTTGAATGTAATTCAACCCTAGGAAAAGGTACAGAATTTATCGTCACCCTACCGATAGCACCTAACTTTGTAGCTTGA
- a CDS encoding NUDIX hydrolase, producing the protein MNKAGEIRVIVLGLIRDSERLFVSEGYDPITKNTFYRALGGGVDFGETSIAALQREFQEEIQADLTNIRYLGCIENLFTFNGRQGHEIIQLYQCDFAESKFYQLESLTFSESNNHKHRALWIDIARFKSGELRLVPEVFFDYL; encoded by the coding sequence ATGAACAAAGCAGGTGAAATTCGGGTAATAGTTTTAGGGCTAATTCGTGATAGCGAACGCTTATTTGTCTCTGAAGGTTACGACCCTATAACAAAAAATACATTTTATCGCGCTTTAGGTGGTGGAGTTGACTTTGGTGAAACCAGCATTGCAGCTTTACAACGAGAATTTCAAGAAGAAATTCAAGCAGACTTAACGAATATTCGCTATCTAGGTTGTATAGAAAACCTGTTTACTTTCAATGGTAGACAGGGACACGAAATTATTCAGCTTTATCAATGTGATTTTGCTGAGTCTAAGTTTTATCAATTAGAAAGCTTAACATTTTCGGAGTCAAATAATCATAAACATCGGGCGCTATGGATAGATATTGCCCGGTTTAAGTCGGGAGAATTGAGGTTAGTACCAGAGGTGTTTTTTGATTATTTATAG
- a CDS encoding Sll0314/Alr1548 family TPR repeat-containing protein: MTKLYSRLANLGKATLVSAIAFNLSISPSLAGDPFRASEPRKIGDKTEAAFKAIFQQGNYPAAESYLKQALSSEPNEPLAYAMRASLAYTNKDMAALDTYSKKTLETGQKLIASDPLRGNLYTAIGNFLEGSVIITREGANGASKALGKLRQVYEYMDKAEAISANDPELNLIKGYMDLLLAVNLPFSNPDQAIERLEKNAAPQYLADRGIALAYRDLKKYSQALDYANRALKSTSDNPEIYYLKAQILQEQGKKENSQPLIKEAIANFDKALTKKSQLPTDLVKQIESERNRAANSLNSLGG, from the coding sequence ATGACTAAACTATATTCTCGACTTGCTAACCTGGGTAAAGCGACTTTAGTAAGTGCGATCGCCTTTAATTTATCTATTAGTCCCTCCCTCGCTGGCGATCCCTTTCGTGCTAGCGAACCTCGCAAAATTGGCGACAAAACTGAAGCAGCTTTTAAAGCGATTTTCCAACAGGGAAACTATCCAGCCGCAGAGAGTTATCTCAAACAAGCGCTATCCAGTGAACCAAATGAACCTCTAGCCTATGCCATGAGAGCATCCCTAGCATACACGAATAAGGATATGGCTGCACTAGACACATACAGCAAAAAAACCCTGGAAACCGGACAAAAACTGATTGCTAGTGACCCATTACGAGGTAATCTATACACTGCGATCGGTAATTTTTTAGAAGGATCTGTAATTATTACTCGTGAAGGTGCAAACGGTGCATCAAAAGCTTTAGGCAAGCTGCGCCAAGTCTATGAATATATGGACAAAGCCGAAGCAATTTCTGCCAACGATCCAGAATTAAATTTAATCAAAGGCTATATGGATTTGTTGCTAGCTGTGAATTTACCTTTTTCTAACCCAGATCAGGCAATTGAACGGTTAGAAAAAAATGCTGCACCTCAGTATTTAGCTGATCGGGGTATTGCCCTCGCCTATCGGGATTTAAAGAAATACTCTCAAGCACTAGATTATGCCAACCGTGCTTTAAAATCGACATCTGATAACCCAGAGATATATTATCTCAAAGCCCAAATCCTCCAAGAACAGGGGAAAAAAGAGAATAGCCAACCATTGATCAAAGAAGCGATCGCTAATTTTGACAAAGCTTTGACTAAAAAATCCCAACTACCAACCGATCTAGTAAAACAAATTGAAAGCGAACGCAACCGTGCTGCTAACAGCCTAAACAGTCTTGGTGGATAA
- a CDS encoding FIST signal transduction protein: MFKVVVGHSEDPDSQIAIEEVLDQCNKALADNIPQAGLLFAAIDFEHSLILQIINQVFPELELIGCTTDGEMSSILGFQQDSLTLMLFCSDTIEIHAGVGYDTKENAYASAVCAVEQATQKSSLPTKLCITLPASYLEDGTTTSGEDILSGLQLALGSQIPVIGGTAGDQFQFKKTYQFFQNQVLTNALPVLIFSGELRFSYGIGCGWQPMGRESIVTKAKGTVLYEIDGKPALEFYQQYLGDRPPSAENPLAVYEQNSDRCYMRVPNTSDAETGSINFLGNIPEQATVRMTEISRNEVVTAAKTSFQTALANYPGKEPEAVLLFSCCCRRWLLGTRAQEEYQLVNSALPTTIPICGFYTYGEFAPLADQDKSYYHQETFVTLLLGTK, from the coding sequence ATGTTCAAAGTTGTTGTTGGTCATAGTGAAGATCCTGATTCTCAAATTGCCATTGAAGAAGTCTTAGATCAATGTAACAAGGCATTAGCAGACAATATCCCCCAAGCAGGTTTGTTATTTGCCGCTATTGATTTTGAGCATAGTCTCATTCTGCAAATAATCAATCAGGTGTTTCCTGAACTTGAACTGATTGGTTGTACGACAGATGGTGAGATGTCCTCAATTTTAGGTTTTCAACAAGACTCACTCACACTTATGCTTTTCTGCTCGGATACGATAGAAATTCATGCGGGTGTGGGATATGACACCAAAGAGAATGCTTACGCATCCGCTGTTTGTGCTGTAGAACAGGCAACTCAAAAAAGTAGCTTACCTACAAAACTTTGTATTACCCTCCCTGCTAGCTACTTAGAAGATGGGACAACAACTAGCGGTGAAGACATTCTCAGCGGATTACAGTTAGCCTTAGGTTCCCAAATACCCGTGATTGGAGGTACTGCTGGAGATCAGTTTCAGTTTAAAAAAACCTATCAATTTTTCCAAAATCAAGTCCTGACTAACGCTCTACCCGTGCTGATTTTTTCTGGAGAATTGCGATTTTCCTACGGTATAGGGTGTGGATGGCAACCTATGGGACGCGAAAGTATTGTCACCAAAGCCAAAGGAACCGTTCTATATGAGATTGATGGTAAGCCAGCACTAGAATTTTACCAACAATATTTAGGCGATCGCCCACCAAGTGCAGAAAATCCCTTAGCAGTCTATGAACAAAATAGCGATCGCTGCTATATGCGAGTTCCGAATACTTCTGATGCAGAAACCGGCAGCATAAATTTTCTGGGCAATATCCCCGAACAAGCCACAGTGAGAATGACGGAAATTAGTCGCAATGAAGTAGTTACAGCTGCGAAAACCTCATTTCAGACTGCTTTGGCAAACTATCCAGGTAAAGAACCAGAAGCAGTTTTACTCTTCTCTTGTTGCTGTCGTCGTTGGCTTTTGGGTACAAGAGCACAAGAAGAATATCAGCTTGTAAACAGCGCTTTGCCCACTACTATACCCATTTGTGGATTCTACACCTATGGCGAATTTGCACCCCTGGCAGATCAGGATAAAAGCTACTATCATCAAGAAACATTTGTTACTTTGCTTCTAGGTACAAAATAA
- a CDS encoding ABC transporter ATP-binding protein — protein sequence MLYLRNLTYHPTSCPTAILKSINLELAPQQLGLIIGPSGSGKSTLLEILSGLAEPTSGAAFWREQELIAEQLQQLAGIVFQFPERHFCGGTILEELRLGHPELGSERVREALSEVGLEHLSLSAAPCALSGGQQRRLALAVQLIRQPNLLLLDEPTAGLDWSMRRQLVNLLAKLKQDWTLLVVTHDAGDLLAIADRCWTLNHGELEAVDPETLSARVKEPLPMV from the coding sequence ATGCTCTATCTTAGAAATCTAACTTATCACCCCACATCCTGCCCAACAGCAATTCTCAAATCAATTAACTTGGAATTAGCACCCCAACAGCTAGGTTTGATTATTGGTCCGAGTGGTTCTGGCAAAAGTACCTTACTAGAAATTTTATCGGGACTCGCCGAACCTACATCTGGCGCAGCCTTCTGGCGGGAACAAGAACTCATAGCTGAACAGCTACAACAATTAGCTGGGATAGTGTTTCAGTTTCCAGAGCGGCATTTTTGTGGTGGTACAATTTTAGAAGAATTGCGTTTAGGGCATCCTGAGTTAGGGTCAGAACGTGTAAGAGAGGCACTCAGTGAAGTGGGATTAGAGCATCTATCACTCTCCGCAGCCCCCTGTGCGTTGAGTGGTGGTCAACAGCGGCGTTTAGCTTTAGCGGTGCAATTAATTCGCCAGCCAAATTTATTGTTATTAGATGAACCCACGGCGGGATTAGATTGGTCAATGCGTCGGCAGCTGGTAAATTTATTAGCGAAGCTTAAACAAGATTGGACGCTGTTAGTAGTGACACACGATGCTGGAGATTTGTTAGCGATCGCAGATCGTTGTTGGACACTCAACCACGGTGAACTAGAAGCAGTTGACCCGGAGACACTAAGCGCTAGGGTGAAAGAACCTCTACCGATGGTGTGA